In one Nocardia tengchongensis genomic region, the following are encoded:
- a CDS encoding ATP-binding cassette domain-containing protein — translation MAFHHVGLTFENGTHALDGIDIAIRPGEFVSLVGPSGCGKSTLLRLAAGFEKPTAGTISVATGKLGYVFQEATLLPWRSVLRNVELPAELAGVDKATRRAAARAALELVGLTGFENHKPAQLSGGMRMRTSIARALTGEPELFLFDEPFGALDEITRQRFERGGERAVSAIRIHRGVRDPLGRRSGVHVDPGRRADRAARTRGGRYHCAAGLSALTGAAVLGRVRGRRGGGLGGVARRRTGHCSAAGEGSMTAATESETAVVEAGRATAVPEVGEVTTVPEVGEVTTVPEVGGGAAAPEEGGERRRPTLKLRWPFAIAPVRVFAPVFVFVLVMSAWSIASHLLIAPESRFLLPPPEAVVSKGLLDAATRAEILQALGATVQIALVGLVIAIVLGVAFAVIMSQARWAEYSLYPYAVILQTIPVLAVVPLFGFWFGYEFGSRVIVCVMVSLFPVITNTLFGLKSVQASEHDLFTLHGANRWQRLLKLQLPAALPAMISGFKISAGMAVIGSIVADFFFRQGNPGIGRMIDVYRQRLATEELLTSLLLSSLVGLILFWIFDFLAGRVDRAHGKRAGR, via the coding sequence TTGGCCTTTCATCATGTCGGCCTGACCTTCGAGAACGGCACCCACGCGCTCGACGGCATCGATATCGCCATCCGGCCGGGGGAATTCGTCTCCCTGGTCGGGCCCTCCGGTTGCGGCAAGTCCACGCTGCTGCGACTGGCCGCCGGATTCGAGAAGCCCACCGCCGGAACGATTTCCGTCGCCACCGGCAAGCTGGGATACGTCTTCCAGGAGGCGACCCTGCTGCCGTGGCGGTCGGTGCTGCGGAATGTGGAACTGCCCGCCGAACTCGCGGGCGTGGACAAGGCGACGCGGCGGGCCGCGGCTAGAGCAGCCCTGGAGTTGGTCGGGCTCACCGGATTCGAGAACCACAAGCCGGCGCAGCTCTCCGGCGGCATGCGGATGCGCACGTCGATCGCACGCGCCCTCACCGGCGAGCCGGAACTGTTCCTGTTCGACGAACCCTTCGGCGCCCTCGACGAGATCACCCGGCAGCGGTTTGAACGAGGAGGTGAGCGGGCTGTATCGGCGATCCGGATTCACCGGGGTGTTCGTGACCCACTCGGTCGCCGAAGCGGTGTTCATGTCGACCCGGGTCGTCGTGCTGACCGGGCGGCCCGGACGCGTGGCGGCCGATATCACTGTGCCGCTGGACTTTCCGCGCTCACCGGAGCTGCGGTACTCGGCCGAGTTCGGGGCCGTCGCGGCGGAGGTCTCGGCGGCGTTGCACGACGCCGAACGGGGCACTGCTCAGCCGCTGGGGAGGGCAGCATGACCGCCGCCACTGAGAGCGAAACCGCCGTGGTCGAGGCAGGCAGAGCGACCGCGGTGCCCGAGGTTGGCGAGGTGACTACTGTGCCGGAGGTTGGCGAGGTGACTACTGTGCCCGAGGTCGGTGGCGGGGCCGCCGCGCCCGAGGAAGGCGGCGAACGCCGGCGTCCCACCCTGAAACTGCGCTGGCCCTTCGCGATCGCGCCGGTCCGGGTCTTCGCGCCGGTCTTCGTGTTCGTGCTGGTCATGTCCGCGTGGTCGATCGCGAGTCACCTGCTGATCGCGCCGGAATCGCGATTCCTGCTGCCGCCACCGGAAGCGGTGGTGTCCAAGGGTCTGCTCGATGCCGCGACTCGCGCCGAGATCCTGCAGGCGCTGGGCGCGACCGTGCAGATCGCGCTGGTCGGGCTGGTGATCGCGATCGTGCTGGGCGTGGCGTTCGCGGTGATCATGAGCCAGGCCCGCTGGGCGGAGTACTCGCTCTACCCGTATGCCGTGATCCTGCAGACGATTCCGGTGCTGGCCGTGGTGCCGCTGTTCGGGTTCTGGTTCGGCTACGAGTTCGGCAGTCGCGTCATCGTGTGCGTCATGGTGTCGCTGTTCCCGGTCATCACCAACACGCTGTTCGGCCTGAAGTCGGTGCAGGCCTCCGAGCACGATCTATTCACCCTGCACGGTGCCAATCGCTGGCAGCGCCTGCTGAAACTGCAACTTCCGGCAGCACTTCCGGCCATGATCTCCGGCTTCAAGATCTCGGCTGGCATGGCCGTGATCGGCTCGATCGTCGCCGACTTCTTCTTCCGGCAGGGCAACCCGGGCATCGGTCGCATGATCGATGTGTACCGACAGCGGCTGGCCACCGAGGAACTGCTCACTTCGCTGCTGCTGTCGTCTCTGGTCGGGCTGATCCTGTTCTGGATCTTCGACTTCCTGGCCGGGCGCGTGGATCGCGCGCACGGTAAGCGCGCCGGTCGGTAG
- the secD gene encoding protein translocase subunit SecD yields MPPSQGTAHPLRLLGVYAALVALMFGLIFFTGDKHHTPKLGIDLQGGTRVTLTARTPDGGKPSQDSLKKAQDIIEKRVNGLGVAGSEVVIEGDNLVITVPGEDGGQAKSLATTAKLYVRPVLNVTAPQVGKQAQPQPTPAATPSTAPAAPSTTASAPTTSAEAPAPQNRVFPEQAPTTPSPAPAPSPQQLQQEIAAAKALRQSTDQTVQLQAMATMDCSKPDPLQGNDDPNLPLVACSSDGTEVYLLDKSKLDGQEIKNASGTLDSRQGRWVVDVEFKSSGSDTWGKLTNEYVGKQLAFALDTKVVSAPRVESGNQFGGSTQISGNFNATTSKELANSLKYGSLPLSFTTSEAETVSATLGMSSLRAGLIAGAIGLVAVLLYCLLYYRMLGFLAGFSLLAAGVAVYALIVLLGRWIGFTLDLAGIAGLIIGIGMTADSFVVFFERIKDQMREGRSFRSAVPRGWQRAQRTNLSGKTVSLIASAVLYVLAAGQVKGFAFTLGVTTVLDVIVLYLVTAPLMMLVSRSPFWAKPSVNGLGAITDLAQERKATARVLVKEA; encoded by the coding sequence GTGCCACCTTCTCAGGGAACGGCGCATCCGCTGCGTTTGCTCGGTGTATACGCCGCGCTGGTGGCTTTGATGTTCGGCCTGATCTTCTTCACCGGCGACAAGCACCACACGCCGAAGCTCGGCATCGATCTGCAGGGCGGTACCCGGGTCACCCTGACCGCCCGCACCCCGGACGGCGGTAAGCCCAGCCAGGACAGCCTGAAGAAGGCCCAGGACATCATCGAGAAGCGCGTCAACGGACTCGGCGTCGCCGGGTCCGAAGTCGTCATCGAGGGTGACAACCTGGTGATCACGGTGCCCGGCGAGGACGGCGGGCAGGCGAAGTCGCTGGCCACCACCGCCAAGCTGTACGTGCGCCCGGTGCTCAACGTCACCGCGCCGCAGGTCGGCAAGCAGGCCCAGCCGCAGCCGACTCCGGCGGCCACGCCGAGCACCGCTCCCGCCGCGCCCAGCACCACCGCCTCCGCGCCGACCACCTCGGCCGAGGCGCCGGCCCCGCAGAACCGGGTGTTCCCGGAGCAGGCTCCGACCACTCCTTCTCCCGCTCCGGCGCCGAGCCCGCAGCAGTTGCAGCAGGAGATCGCGGCCGCGAAGGCGTTGCGGCAGAGCACCGATCAGACGGTGCAGTTGCAGGCCATGGCCACCATGGACTGCTCGAAGCCCGATCCGCTGCAGGGCAATGACGACCCGAACCTGCCGCTGGTGGCCTGCAGCAGCGACGGCACCGAGGTCTACCTGCTCGACAAGTCCAAGCTGGACGGCCAGGAGATCAAGAACGCTTCCGGCACGCTGGATTCGCGTCAGGGCCGCTGGGTGGTGGACGTCGAGTTCAAGTCGAGCGGTTCCGATACCTGGGGCAAGCTGACCAACGAGTATGTCGGCAAGCAGCTGGCCTTCGCGCTCGACACCAAGGTGGTCAGTGCGCCGCGAGTCGAGTCCGGTAACCAGTTCGGTGGTAGCACCCAGATCAGCGGCAACTTCAACGCCACCACCTCCAAGGAGCTCGCGAACTCCCTGAAGTACGGCTCGCTGCCGCTGTCGTTCACCACCTCCGAGGCCGAGACGGTTTCGGCGACGCTGGGCATGTCCTCGCTGCGCGCGGGCCTGATCGCGGGCGCGATCGGCTTGGTGGCGGTGCTGCTGTACTGCCTGCTCTACTACCGCATGCTCGGCTTCCTGGCCGGCTTCTCGCTGCTCGCGGCGGGTGTGGCGGTGTACGCGCTGATCGTGCTGCTGGGCCGCTGGATCGGATTCACCCTCGACCTCGCCGGTATCGCGGGTCTGATCATCGGTATTGGTATGACGGCGGACTCGTTCGTCGTCTTCTTCGAACGCATCAAGGACCAGATGCGCGAGGGCCGCAGTTTCCGTTCCGCGGTGCCGCGCGGCTGGCAGCGCGCACAGCGCACCAACCTCTCGGGTAAGACGGTCTCGCTGATCGCCTCCGCGGTGCTGTACGTGCTGGCCGCGGGCCAGGTGAAGGGCTTCGCCTTCACCCTCGGTGTCACCACCGTGCTCGACGTCATCGTCCTGTATCTGGTGACCGCGCCGCTGATGATGCTGGTCTCGCGGTCGCCGTTCTGGGCCAAGCCGTCGGTGAACGGCCTGGGCGCAATTACAGATCTGGCACAGGAACGCAAGGCCACGGCCCGCGTTCTGGTGAAGGAGGCGTGA
- the secF gene encoding protein translocase subunit SecF gives MVDSDSELDYESAPMDKRHSLFERLYTGTGGFEIVGKRKIYYGIAAALIAIAMASMVFKGFTLGIDFAGGSRIQLPAADNVTTSKVEDVYRTALGHDPVTVQKVGSGSSATIQVRSDTLNAEQADKLQNALFDAFQPKDRNDQPSRSAISVAEISETWGGQVTQKALLALVVFVALTMLYIAIRFERDMSFAAIASLFFNLIVTAGVYSIVGFEVTPAAVIGLLTILGYVLYDNVVVFDKVEENTKGVLHLSKHTYGEKANLAANQTLMRSINTTVIGILPIIGMLVVAVWLLGVGTLKDLALVQLVGMIVGGYSSIFFAVPILVSIKETWGPVAAHTKKVLNRRSGGAQVRVGAAAVASSDGIARERGPRQSSGAPRPGARPSGKRQNRRH, from the coding sequence ATGGTGGATTCCGATTCGGAACTCGATTACGAGTCCGCGCCGATGGACAAGCGGCACAGCCTGTTCGAACGGCTCTACACCGGTACCGGTGGCTTCGAGATCGTCGGCAAGCGCAAGATCTACTACGGCATCGCGGCGGCGCTGATCGCCATCGCGATGGCCAGCATGGTGTTCAAGGGCTTCACCCTGGGCATCGACTTCGCGGGCGGTTCGCGGATTCAGCTGCCCGCCGCCGACAACGTCACCACCTCCAAGGTGGAGGACGTGTACCGGACCGCGCTCGGCCACGACCCGGTGACCGTGCAGAAGGTGGGCTCGGGCTCCTCGGCCACCATCCAGGTCCGTTCGGACACGCTGAATGCCGAGCAGGCCGACAAGCTGCAGAACGCGCTGTTCGATGCCTTCCAGCCGAAGGACCGCAACGATCAGCCCAGCCGCAGCGCCATCAGCGTCGCGGAGATCAGCGAGACCTGGGGTGGCCAGGTCACCCAGAAGGCGCTGCTCGCACTGGTCGTGTTCGTCGCATTGACCATGCTGTACATCGCGATTCGCTTCGAACGGGACATGTCCTTCGCGGCCATCGCCTCGCTGTTCTTCAACCTGATCGTGACCGCCGGCGTCTACTCGATCGTCGGTTTCGAGGTGACGCCGGCCGCGGTCATCGGTCTGCTCACGATTCTGGGCTACGTGCTCTACGACAACGTCGTCGTCTTCGACAAGGTCGAGGAGAACACCAAGGGCGTGCTGCACCTGAGCAAGCACACCTACGGGGAGAAGGCGAACCTGGCGGCCAACCAGACGCTGATGCGATCGATCAACACCACCGTCATCGGCATCCTGCCGATCATCGGCATGCTGGTGGTCGCGGTGTGGCTGCTCGGCGTCGGCACCCTGAAGGACCTGGCGCTGGTGCAGCTGGTCGGCATGATCGTGGGTGGCTACTCGTCGATCTTCTTCGCCGTGCCGATCCTGGTGTCCATCAAGGAGACCTGGGGTCCGGTGGCCGCGCACACCAAGAAGGTGCTCAACCGCCGCTCGGGTGGCGCTCAGGTGCGGGTCGGCGCGGCGGCGGTCGCCTCGTCTGATGGCATCGCGCGTGAGCGCGGACCGCGTCAGAGCTCCGGGGCGCCGCGTCCCGGCGCCCGGCCGAGTGGGAAACGACAGAATCGACGGCACTGA
- the yajC gene encoding preprotein translocase subunit YajC, translating into MDLLLPLLLVALLIPMFLGVRRQKREMAKVTDMQDALKVGDRVVTTSGLFGTVVELDDSTVDLEIAEEVVTTWLRKSVLEVRNEDEATDTEAVEAEAEDAVPADTAVPAEAADDAPRLTKD; encoded by the coding sequence ATGGATCTTCTGCTGCCACTGCTGTTGGTTGCCCTGCTCATCCCCATGTTCCTCGGTGTGCGCCGACAGAAACGGGAGATGGCGAAGGTCACCGACATGCAGGACGCCCTGAAGGTCGGCGACCGGGTGGTCACCACGTCGGGTCTGTTCGGCACCGTGGTCGAACTCGATGACAGCACCGTCGATCTGGAGATCGCCGAAGAGGTCGTCACCACCTGGCTGCGCAAGTCGGTGCTCGAGGTTCGCAACGAGGACGAGGCCACCGACACCGAGGCCGTCGAGGCCGAGGCCGAGGACGCCGTCCCCGCGGACACCGCCGTCCCCGCCGAAGCCGCCGACGACGCGCCGCGGCTGACCAAGGACTGA
- a CDS encoding ABC transporter substrate-binding protein, with protein MAGTLAAGALAGCAGKNQVPSIGYGVDAVVASYNGGSALGANSGAAAVFSRVLTGFFYTGPDGQPVADTDTGTAKEVPGEAQTIQYRLNPEGVYSDGIPSSCDDLVLTWAARSGRFTKPAPGGPVPLFDAASTDGYRDIERVDCQPGSKDATVLFRPGKHYAAWKTLFNAAELMPAHVVATQVKVPNVVTPVQTGDQPTLERVADFWNNGWTLAPGKLDLTVLPSSGPYRIDSFGDKDGLVLVKNEKWWGNQPKTPRIVVWDRHSDLKAKVSDNSVGVLDVGAGSLGDVSLSGFHKQNLPGRGVEQLVLGTGGVFGGADARRAFASCVPRQALFEKFGHPDYTVKIGLGSGPLNSRTVQQDSVYYQSISGAGDKYKGDGTAAQAAASSSLANQTVRIGYVKPDDARAAMVAAIADACKAGGVNVIDAGAPDFTASQLTEGKVDAILGGTAAMPGPSGTLGATDAIAALRTGAGLNFGRFGNGRYDAIADQLAAEDNSTVVLNLLNEQENLLWSEMPSVPLFASPRTIGFGNGMENGIAGATKAGAGWNMDRWVLKR; from the coding sequence ATGGCGGGCACGCTCGCCGCCGGCGCGCTGGCGGGTTGCGCCGGCAAGAACCAGGTGCCCTCCATCGGGTACGGCGTGGACGCGGTCGTCGCCTCCTACAACGGCGGCAGCGCGCTCGGCGCGAACAGCGGTGCGGCCGCGGTGTTCTCGCGGGTGCTGACCGGGTTCTTCTACACCGGACCCGACGGGCAGCCGGTGGCCGACACCGACACCGGCACCGCCAAGGAGGTACCGGGCGAGGCGCAGACCATCCAGTACCGGCTCAACCCGGAGGGCGTCTACTCCGACGGCATCCCCAGCTCCTGCGACGACCTGGTGCTGACCTGGGCCGCTCGCAGCGGGCGATTCACCAAACCCGCTCCGGGCGGGCCCGTTCCGCTCTTCGACGCCGCGAGCACCGACGGGTACCGCGACATCGAACGCGTCGACTGCCAGCCCGGATCCAAGGACGCGACGGTCCTGTTCCGGCCGGGCAAGCATTACGCGGCGTGGAAGACGCTGTTCAACGCCGCCGAGCTGATGCCCGCGCACGTGGTCGCCACCCAGGTGAAGGTCCCGAACGTGGTGACGCCGGTGCAGACCGGCGATCAGCCCACCCTCGAGCGGGTCGCCGACTTCTGGAACAACGGCTGGACTCTCGCCCCCGGCAAGCTGGATCTGACGGTGCTGCCGTCCTCGGGGCCGTATCGGATCGACTCCTTCGGTGACAAGGACGGTCTGGTCCTGGTCAAGAACGAGAAGTGGTGGGGCAATCAGCCCAAGACGCCGCGGATCGTGGTGTGGGACCGGCACTCCGACCTGAAGGCCAAGGTGTCCGATAACTCTGTCGGCGTCCTGGACGTCGGCGCGGGCTCGCTCGGTGACGTGAGCCTGAGCGGATTCCACAAGCAGAACCTGCCCGGTCGCGGCGTCGAACAGTTGGTGCTCGGCACCGGCGGCGTGTTCGGCGGCGCGGACGCGCGCCGGGCCTTCGCCTCGTGCGTGCCGCGGCAGGCGCTGTTCGAGAAGTTCGGGCATCCGGACTACACCGTGAAGATCGGCCTGGGCTCCGGTCCGCTCAATTCGCGGACCGTGCAACAGGATTCGGTGTACTACCAGTCGATCTCGGGTGCGGGCGACAAGTACAAGGGCGACGGCACCGCCGCGCAGGCCGCCGCGTCCTCGAGCCTGGCCAACCAGACGGTGCGCATCGGCTACGTCAAGCCCGACGACGCGCGCGCGGCCATGGTCGCCGCTATCGCCGACGCCTGCAAGGCCGGTGGGGTGAACGTGATCGACGCGGGCGCACCGGATTTCACCGCCTCGCAGCTCACCGAGGGCAAGGTGGACGCGATCCTGGGCGGCACCGCGGCCATGCCGGGACCCTCGGGAACCCTGGGCGCGACCGACGCCATCGCCGCGCTGCGCACCGGCGCGGGCCTGAATTTCGGGCGATTCGGCAACGGCCGCTACGATGCCATCGCGGATCAGCTTGCGGCGGAGGACAACTCGACAGTCGTGCTGAACCTGCTGAACGAGCAGGAGAACCTGCTCTGGAGCGAGATGCCGTCGGTTCCGCTGTTCGCCTCCCCCCGCACCATCGGGTTCGGCAACGGCATGGAGAACGGCATCGCCGGCGCCACGAAAGCGGGCGCGGGCTGGAATATGGATCGCTGGGTACTGAAACGGTAA
- a CDS encoding TetR/AcrR family transcriptional regulator: MTSHSVCDHRIIGLVTKPSSRIERRKAELRREIIDTAFACFAEKGYHATGIADIAAELGIGHGTFYRYFENKRDIIDHVIDDLAARIIESLGTDNAPDAADSLEEYRAQVDRIGDALNRIFLEDRRVAQLLLFQATGVDSELTARLYGLLDTADSLTAGYLEHGVERGYLRADLDTVNTARAVTGMLLAAIVHGIRTPDEQAVDNLSHAIRHLLIDGVRKH; the protein is encoded by the coding sequence ATGACATCTCATTCCGTTTGTGATCACCGTATCATCGGGCTCGTGACGAAGCCATCCTCGAGAATCGAACGACGCAAGGCCGAACTCCGCCGGGAGATCATCGACACCGCGTTCGCGTGTTTCGCCGAGAAGGGCTATCACGCCACCGGCATCGCCGACATCGCCGCCGAGCTGGGCATCGGGCACGGCACCTTCTACCGGTACTTCGAGAACAAGCGCGACATCATCGACCACGTCATCGACGACCTGGCCGCGCGGATCATCGAATCGCTGGGCACCGACAACGCCCCCGACGCCGCGGACAGTCTCGAGGAGTACCGGGCGCAGGTGGACCGCATCGGTGACGCGCTCAACCGGATCTTCCTCGAGGATCGGCGGGTGGCGCAGCTGCTGCTGTTCCAGGCCACCGGCGTCGACTCCGAACTCACCGCGCGGCTCTACGGCCTGCTCGACACCGCCGACTCACTGACCGCCGGCTACCTCGAGCACGGGGTCGAACGCGGTTATCTGCGTGCGGATCTCGACACCGTCAATACCGCGCGCGCGGTCACCGGCATGCTGCTGGCCGCCATCGTGCACGGCATCCGCACCCCCGACGAACAGGCGGTCGACAATCTCAGCCACGCCATCCGGCATCTGCTCATCGACGGCGTGCGCAAGCACTGA
- a CDS encoding adenine phosphoribosyltransferase translates to MVGERAARAEEAVQRLTRWHDDFPTPGVRFADLTPVFADPAGFRAVLDCFATCAPDADLVAGVDARGFLLGAGVAAILGTGVVAVRKAGKLPPPVISREYTLEYGSAALEIPADGIDLKGRKVLLLDDVLATGGTLAAAAELFIAAGAEVTAAAVVLELGFLNGRERQGDYPVTSIVKL, encoded by the coding sequence CTGGTGGGGGAGCGGGCCGCCCGCGCCGAGGAAGCCGTACAGCGGCTGACCCGCTGGCACGATGACTTCCCGACGCCGGGTGTGCGTTTCGCCGACCTGACCCCGGTGTTCGCCGACCCCGCCGGCTTCCGTGCGGTGCTCGACTGCTTCGCCACCTGCGCGCCCGACGCCGACCTGGTCGCCGGTGTCGACGCGCGCGGCTTCCTGCTGGGCGCGGGCGTGGCCGCCATCCTCGGCACCGGCGTGGTCGCGGTCCGCAAGGCCGGCAAGCTGCCGCCGCCGGTCATCTCCCGCGAGTACACCCTCGAATACGGTTCGGCCGCACTGGAGATCCCCGCCGACGGCATCGACCTGAAGGGTCGCAAGGTGCTGCTGCTCGACGACGTGCTCGCCACCGGCGGCACCCTCGCCGCGGCGGCCGAGCTGTTCATCGCCGCCGGGGCCGAGGTGACCGCGGCCGCGGTGGTGCTCGAGCTCGGATTCCTCAATGGCCGTGAGCGCCAAGGGGATTACCCGGTGACCTCCATCGTCAAGCTCTGA
- a CDS encoding peptidoglycan DD-metalloendopeptidase family protein, with product MKPKFLVGGAICLVLGVMTLLLVIILPASETSCGPGAPALPALTSARTEPSCPSTGSPVEAGLAEGALRVLRCTVARFGMMDMRGLVDDDATPDLKAGRAVEFIVGGDSGKGDAIVSFLQENAAAFHVDYLIWKQRSWTPGAAAGIQWSPLGDRGDAARNRLDRVQVTVKDAAPTSTVLAPANAAMAAAPGTVNEAGSLTGAGRHQYPLAAGTFTVSDVFGARGGTHLGVDLAAAAGTPIYAAADGLVVASGAASGFGDWVVIDSLDASGRRYSTVYGHMYENGIFVRTGDIVQMGRHIADVGSNGESSGPHLHFELVPGGRLTGGRQVDPMPWLAGGSIPAPGGPYCENGFGTAGGNLAAGKVPAELEVWYRRAGSLCPEIGASLLAAQGQAESGFRTDAVSPDGAQGIAQFMPGTARALAPDGQPYVIDADGKGYASVLDPADAIIGQGRYMCAIAKTIEGWMAAGKVSGDLTALTIAAYNAGEGAVLASGGMPNQISRHYTETRPYVARILAAEPGFRSLGSEGRFQADQHADLGPQIVAAGEQWLGTPYVFGGGGPGGPSDGGFDQAGFTAAAVFAGSGSTITLPRTAEQQWEQGVEVSLLSAKPGDLVFGSFGPRGPSDVGIYTGGGHMLHAESGGKVVEVPLSTGMKARRIGR from the coding sequence GTGAAGCCCAAATTCCTCGTGGGTGGGGCGATCTGCCTGGTGTTGGGTGTGATGACGCTGCTGTTGGTCATCATTCTGCCCGCCAGTGAGACCAGTTGCGGTCCCGGCGCACCGGCGCTGCCCGCCCTCACCTCCGCGCGCACCGAACCCAGCTGCCCGTCCACCGGCTCGCCCGTCGAAGCCGGTCTGGCCGAGGGTGCGCTGCGCGTGCTGCGCTGCACGGTCGCCCGCTTCGGGATGATGGACATGCGCGGGCTGGTGGACGACGACGCGACGCCGGACCTGAAGGCCGGTCGCGCCGTCGAATTCATCGTCGGCGGCGATTCCGGCAAGGGCGACGCCATCGTGTCGTTCCTGCAGGAGAACGCCGCCGCCTTCCACGTCGACTACCTGATCTGGAAGCAGCGCAGCTGGACTCCCGGCGCGGCCGCCGGCATCCAGTGGTCCCCGCTCGGCGACCGCGGCGACGCCGCCCGCAACCGTCTGGACCGCGTGCAGGTCACCGTCAAGGACGCGGCGCCCACCTCCACCGTGCTCGCGCCCGCCAACGCCGCCATGGCCGCCGCACCCGGGACCGTGAACGAGGCGGGCAGCCTCACCGGCGCGGGACGCCACCAATACCCGCTCGCCGCAGGCACATTCACCGTCAGCGACGTCTTCGGCGCGCGCGGCGGCACGCACCTGGGCGTCGATCTGGCCGCCGCCGCGGGCACCCCGATCTACGCGGCCGCCGACGGTCTGGTGGTGGCTTCGGGTGCGGCCTCCGGGTTCGGCGACTGGGTCGTGATCGACTCCCTCGACGCCAGTGGCCGCCGCTATTCCACCGTGTACGGCCACATGTACGAGAACGGCATCTTCGTGCGCACCGGCGACATCGTGCAGATGGGCCGCCACATCGCCGATGTCGGCAGCAATGGCGAATCCTCGGGCCCGCACCTGCATTTCGAGCTGGTGCCGGGCGGACGGCTGACCGGCGGGCGTCAGGTCGACCCGATGCCGTGGCTGGCCGGCGGCAGCATCCCCGCGCCCGGAGGACCCTACTGCGAGAACGGATTCGGCACCGCGGGCGGCAATCTCGCCGCCGGGAAGGTGCCCGCCGAACTCGAGGTCTGGTACCGCCGCGCGGGCTCGCTGTGCCCGGAGATCGGCGCGTCCCTGCTCGCCGCCCAGGGGCAGGCCGAGTCCGGGTTCCGCACTGACGCGGTCTCCCCGGACGGCGCGCAGGGCATCGCCCAGTTCATGCCCGGCACCGCGCGGGCCCTCGCACCCGACGGACAGCCCTACGTCATCGACGCCGACGGCAAGGGCTACGCCAGCGTGCTGGATCCGGCCGACGCCATCATCGGGCAGGGCCGCTACATGTGCGCCATCGCCAAGACCATCGAGGGCTGGATGGCCGCGGGCAAGGTGTCCGGTGACCTGACCGCGCTCACCATCGCCGCCTACAACGCGGGTGAGGGCGCGGTGCTGGCCTCGGGCGGCATGCCCAACCAGATCTCGCGGCACTACACCGAGACCCGGCCCTACGTGGCGCGGATCCTGGCCGCCGAACCCGGCTTCCGCAGCCTCGGCAGCGAGGGGCGCTTCCAGGCCGACCAGCACGCCGACCTGGGCCCGCAGATCGTGGCCGCGGGCGAGCAATGGCTCGGGACGCCGTATGTGTTCGGCGGCGGCGGGCCGGGCGGACCCAGCGACGGCGGATTCGACCAGGCCGGGTTCACCGCGGCGGCGGTGTTCGCCGGCAGCGGCAGCACGATCACGCTGCCGCGTACCGCCGAACAGCAGTGGGAACAGGGCGTCGAGGTGTCCTTGCTGTCGGCCAAGCCCGGTGACCTGGTGTTCGGTTCCTTCGGGCCGCGTGGTCCCTCCGATGTCGGCATCTACACCGGTGGCGGCCACATGCTGCATGCCGAGTCCGGTGGCAAGGTCGTCGAGGTGCCGCTCAGCACGGGGATGAAGGCCCGCCGTATCGGCCGCTGA
- a CDS encoding DivIVA domain-containing protein, with the protein MTPEDVRRRRFGPAPFGPHGYHPAQVDAFCARIADTMAGLDRLTVADIRLVEFDGPPPGHRGYDIEQVDDFLDHLCMELEYLRLGRSRLPAGRTHDPLTHDDVLRIQFSAPPYGFPGYMADEVAVFLDRLAATLAHHGPNGLTPEDVRAITFNLAPDGVPAYHRDEVDAFLDLVVQQLSTACAEPHQPPPIPSRLPVAHLRDCQPCCFKPFAGSMNSLVTKSLAVRLSGTSRPLARNSGVTWAMERVTRSRSKLPRVLPGPLAMIFSFNCTLTESALPPAVMGGPSGMPWAIFSRA; encoded by the coding sequence GTGACCCCCGAGGACGTCCGCCGCCGCCGGTTCGGCCCCGCCCCGTTCGGGCCCCACGGCTACCACCCCGCCCAGGTGGACGCCTTCTGCGCGCGCATCGCCGACACCATGGCCGGACTCGACCGCCTCACCGTCGCCGACATCCGGCTCGTCGAATTCGACGGGCCCCCACCCGGACACCGCGGTTACGACATCGAACAGGTCGACGATTTCCTCGACCATCTGTGCATGGAGCTGGAGTACTTACGCCTCGGCCGCAGCCGCCTACCCGCGGGCCGCACCCACGACCCGTTGACCCACGACGACGTGCTGCGCATCCAATTCTCCGCTCCCCCATACGGTTTCCCCGGCTACATGGCCGACGAGGTAGCCGTCTTCCTGGACCGCCTGGCCGCCACCCTGGCCCACCACGGCCCCAACGGCCTCACCCCCGAGGACGTTCGGGCCATCACCTTCAACCTCGCCCCCGACGGTGTACCCGCCTACCACCGCGACGAGGTCGACGCCTTCCTCGACCTCGTCGTCCAGCAACTGTCCACGGCCTGCGCGGAACCCCATCAGCCCCCGCCCATTCCTAGCCGCCTGCCCGTCGCGCATCTCCGGGACTGTCAGCCCTGCTGCTTCAAACCCTTCGCCGGGTCGATGAATTCGTTGGTGACCAAATCCTTGGCGGTCAGGTTGTCGGGGACTTCCCGGCCCTTGGCTCGCAACAGCGGGGTGACCTGGGCGATGGAGCGGGTGACGCGGTCGAGGTCGAAGTTGCCGAGAGTGTTGCCGGGTCCGTTGGCGATGATCTTCTCCTTCAACTGCACCTTGACCGAGTCGGCGTTGCCGCCGGCGGTGATGGGCGGGCCGTCCGGGATGCCCTGGGCGATCTTCAGCAGGGCCTGA